One stretch of Salarias fasciatus chromosome 19, fSalaFa1.1, whole genome shotgun sequence DNA includes these proteins:
- the LOC115407018 gene encoding protein max-like yields MSENDDIEVDSDADKRAHHNALERKRRDHIKDSFHGLRDSVPALQGEKASRAQILDKATEYIQYMRRKNHTHQQDIDDLKKQNALLEQQVRALEKAKGNTQLQTNYSSDSSLYTNRKGSAVSAFDGGSDSSSESEPDEPPTRKKLRAEPS; encoded by the exons ATGAGTGAAAACGATGACATCGAGGTCGACAGCGAT GCAGACAAGCGAGCACACCACAACGCGCTGGAGCGCAAACGCAGGGACCACATCAAAGACAGCTTTCATGGTTTACGAGACTCTGTGCCTGCGTTACAAGGGGAGAAG GCCTCCCGAGCACAGATTCTAGACAAAGCCACGGAGTACATCCAGTACATGAGGCGGAAAAACCACACCCACCAGCAAGACATCGACGATCTCAAGAAGCAGAATGcactgctggagcagcagg TCCGCGCGCTGGAGAAGGCCAAGGGGAACACTCAGCTCCAGACCAACTACTCCTCTGACAGCAGCTTGTACACCAACCGCAAAGGGAGCGCCGTGTCGGCCTTCGACGGCGGCTCCGACTCCAGCTCCGAGTCGGAGCCGGACGAGCCGCCCACCAGGAAGAAGCTGCGGGCGGAGCCCAGCTag
- the LOC115407106 gene encoding sodium/bile acid cotransporter-like, which produces MNVTDVYEGLNPTFSEGNASDVGGRGVRPLERSIDLALSCFTVVVLVITMVSLGCSMEVSKMKAHILKPKGIGIALLAQFFIMPLTAFSLSKVLQLSPIKAVTVLIAGCCPGGTLSNIFSLALKGDLNLSIVMTTVSSIAGLALMPLLLFIYSRGFPGLEKAVPYTGIIYSLIMTLLPCCVGIAINYYKPNYSPYVKKVGIGILIVSGVIIFALAYVSVGHLLWMIVTPDILTAAALLPAIGFALGYLLSYFCRFNPQCCRTISMETGCQNIQLCTTILKVSFDLEVIGPMFLFPLLYITTQCCEALLLALCFRCYDRRRPPPSDEPHLTIKSIQPEEVKQP; this is translated from the exons ATGAACGTGACAGACGTCTACGAGGGACTAAACCCAACGTTTTCTGAAGGAAACGCCTCTGACGTCGGAGGCCGGGGCGTCCGCCCTCTGGAGAGATCCATCGACCTGGCCCTCAGCTGCTTCACCGTGGTCGTCCTGGTCATCACGATGGTTTCCCTCGGCTGTTCGATGGAGGTCTCCAAAATGAAAGCCCACATCCTCAAGCCGAAAGGGATCGGCATCGCGCTGCTGGCTCAGTTCTTCATCATGCCGCTCACCGCCTTCTCCCTGTCCAAAGTCCTGCAGCTGAGCCCCATCAAGGCCGTGACGGTGCTCATCGCCGGCTGCTGCCCTGGAGGAACCTTGTCCAACATCTTCTCCCTGGCCCTGAAGGGCGATTTGAACCTCAG CATTGTGATGACCACCGTCTCCAGCATAGCGGGCCTGGCTCTGAtgcctctgctgctcttcatctaCAGCCGCGGGTTCCCCGGACTGGAGAAGGCCGTGCCGTACACCGGCATCATTTACTCTCTTATCATGACCTTGTTGCCCTGTTGTGTCGGCATCGCCATCAATTACTACAAGCCAAACTACTCTCCATACGTCAAGAAG GTTGGCATCGGCATCTTGATCGTCTCAGGCGTCATCATTTTCGCGCTGGCTTATGTTTCTGTGGGACACCTGCTGTGGATGATCGTCACTCCAGACATCctcaccgccgccgccctgTTGCCGGCCATCGGCTTCGCCTTGGGATACTTGCTGTCTTATTTCTGCAGATTCAATCCACA ATGCTGCAGAACCATCTCCATGGAGACAGGATGCCAGAACATCCAGCTGTGCACGACCATCCTGAAGGTGAGCTTCGACCTGGAGGTGATCGGCCCCATGTTCCTCTTCCCGCTGCTGTACATCACCACCCAGTGCTGCGAGGCGCTCCTGCTCGCCCTGTGCTTCAGATGCTACGACCGACGGAGGCCGCCGCCTTCGG ATGAACCGCACTTGACTATCAAATCCATCCAGCCTGAGGAGGTGAAGCAACCGTGA